A single Tenacibaculum sp. Bg11-29 DNA region contains:
- a CDS encoding DUF456 domain-containing protein — protein MDILLTILGFLFVCLGIIGAFLPVLPGPITSWLGLLLLSLTKAVPQDWLFLGITLAIAIIIFFLDYMIPAMGAKRFGGTKYGVYGTTIGLIIGLFSPIPFGIIIGAFLGALIGELIYDSKDTNRAIKASFGALLGFITSATIKFLIAAVYFVLFFTKLWEYKDALI, from the coding sequence ATGGATATTCTTTTAACGATACTTGGCTTTCTATTTGTATGCCTAGGTATTATTGGTGCTTTTTTACCTGTATTACCTGGCCCTATTACCAGTTGGCTAGGCTTATTGTTACTTTCTTTAACGAAAGCAGTACCGCAAGATTGGTTGTTTTTAGGAATTACCTTAGCTATTGCTATAATTATTTTTTTTCTAGATTATATGATTCCTGCTATGGGTGCCAAACGTTTTGGAGGCACTAAATATGGTGTTTACGGTACAACTATTGGGCTTATTATAGGTTTGTTTTCTCCAATACCATTCGGAATAATTATTGGTGCTTTTTTAGGTGCACTTATTGGTGAGTTAATTTATGACAGTAAAGATACTAACAGAGCAATTAAAGCTTCTTTTGGTGCGCTTTTAGGTTTTATTACTTCTGCAACCATTAAATTTTTGATTGCTGCTGTTTACTTCGTGTTATTTTTTACAAAACTTTGGGAGTATAAAGATGCTCTTATATAA
- a CDS encoding BlaI/MecI/CopY family transcriptional regulator: MSKQLTKAEEQIMQVLWTLKTASVKEVIIELPEPKPAYNTVSTIIRILETKNFVGHEPKGRGFVYHPLVEKSDYSNESLHKLMNGYFEGSFKSMVSFFMKENKMDIQELESILKEVDKNKKQ; the protein is encoded by the coding sequence ATGAGTAAACAATTAACAAAAGCAGAAGAGCAAATAATGCAAGTGTTATGGACTTTAAAAACAGCTTCAGTAAAAGAAGTAATAATAGAATTACCAGAGCCAAAACCAGCATATAATACCGTATCAACAATTATTAGAATTTTGGAAACTAAAAATTTCGTTGGGCATGAACCAAAAGGAAGAGGTTTTGTATACCATCCACTGGTTGAAAAATCTGACTATAGTAACGAGAGTTTACATAAATTAATGAATGGGTATTTTGAAGGTTCATTTAAAAGTATGGTATCGTTTTTTATGAAAGAAAACAAAATGGATATCCAAGAATTGGAAAGTATCTTAAAGGAAGTTGATAAAAATAAAAAGCAATGA
- a CDS encoding energy transducer TonB: protein MINYIIQVILFQVLFVAVYDFFLSKETFFTKNRWYLLSTAIGSFLLPLLKIPTLKKAVPIEYSILLPEVVLSPQKVIEKAVWYQSVNYLDVLFVIGSTLFFLIFIIKLQRIIQLIFKYGSENRHTYKLVLLPENSKAFSFFNYIFLGKGIPTEKQKKIIQHELVHSSQKHTFDLLFFELLRILMWFNPMVYMYQKRITLVHEYISDDVVSKTTKKENYINNLLSDIFQVENISFINQFYKHSLIKKRVIMMTKGRSKEIKQLKYLLLIPLLVSMVLYTSCNENKELGVEKELTTIYNSKEGNLTSLKGEKTSFLDFYYGDNKVDLGKELSVKDLSEDEKQEFLRLNDKVSSSKAASIMKLKIFSGLNGRKVVAHLFDFSKIKKESYKEGEDVPFSIIEKAPTYPGCEEGDKKCLNISIQRFVVDNFNVKLANTLGLKGGKKRIYVQFKIDKDGSIIDIKARAPHPALKEEAIRVAKKLPKMKPGEQRGEKVRVGYTLPITFNVE from the coding sequence ATGATAAATTATATAATTCAAGTAATTTTATTTCAAGTATTGTTTGTTGCGGTGTATGATTTCTTTTTGAGTAAAGAGACTTTTTTTACTAAAAACAGATGGTATTTGTTAAGTACAGCAATAGGTTCTTTCTTATTACCGCTGTTAAAAATACCAACACTTAAAAAAGCGGTTCCGATTGAATATTCAATATTATTACCAGAAGTAGTTTTATCTCCACAAAAGGTAATAGAAAAAGCTGTTTGGTATCAGTCTGTAAATTATTTAGATGTATTATTTGTTATAGGAAGTACACTTTTCTTTTTAATTTTTATAATAAAGCTACAGCGAATAATTCAGTTAATTTTTAAATACGGAAGTGAAAATAGACATACTTATAAACTCGTCTTATTACCAGAAAATTCAAAAGCATTTTCATTCTTCAATTATATATTTTTAGGAAAAGGAATTCCTACGGAAAAACAAAAAAAGATAATTCAACATGAGTTAGTACACAGTTCACAAAAGCACACATTTGATTTATTGTTTTTTGAACTCCTTAGAATACTTATGTGGTTTAACCCGATGGTATATATGTATCAAAAAAGGATAACCTTAGTTCATGAATATATTTCAGACGATGTAGTTAGCAAAACCACAAAAAAGGAAAACTATATAAATAATCTACTCTCTGATATTTTTCAAGTAGAGAACATTTCATTTATAAATCAATTTTATAAGCATTCATTAATCAAAAAAAGAGTTATTATGATGACAAAAGGAAGATCAAAAGAAATTAAACAATTAAAGTATTTATTGTTAATTCCGTTATTAGTGAGTATGGTATTATATACCTCTTGTAATGAGAATAAAGAACTAGGAGTTGAAAAAGAATTGACAACAATTTACAATAGTAAAGAAGGGAACTTAACTTCATTAAAAGGAGAGAAGACTAGTTTTCTAGATTTTTATTACGGAGATAATAAAGTTGATTTAGGAAAGGAATTATCAGTAAAAGATTTATCAGAAGATGAAAAACAAGAATTTTTAAGATTAAATGATAAGGTTAGTTCTAGTAAAGCAGCATCAATAATGAAGTTGAAGATTTTTTCAGGACTCAATGGTAGAAAAGTTGTAGCTCATTTATTTGATTTCTCTAAAATTAAAAAAGAAAGTTATAAAGAAGGAGAGGATGTTCCATTTTCAATTATTGAAAAAGCACCAACATACCCTGGCTGTGAAGAGGGGGATAAAAAGTGTTTAAATATAAGTATTCAGCGTTTTGTAGTAGATAATTTCAATGTTAAATTGGCAAACACATTGGGGTTAAAAGGTGGTAAAAAACGAATTTATGTACAATTTAAAATTGATAAAGACGGAAGTATCATTGATATTAAAGCACGTGCACCTCACCCAGCATTAAAAGAAGAAGCTATTAGAGTGGCTAAAAAATTACCAAAAATGAAACCAGGAGAACAAAGAGGTGAAAAAGTACGAGTAGGTTACACATTGCCAATAACATTTAATGTAGAGTAA
- a CDS encoding lipopolysaccharide assembly protein LapB, producing the protein MKKRILIIVLVIGFLKAEAQTSVFTSIDSLVHIGRYQKAIILLKKQEPTFQSNKRIAAIYTSIDNYKLATKYFEKALLLKDDYSAKISLGKSYQKEKKLNEAISIYQKILKKDSANLLISYQLGKLYLKTKQALKAKIIFKELLEKDRSNANYHYQMGIVYAMLKNRNLKINSFLKTYEKDDEHINAIHQLALAYTFLRDKDSANLFINKGLKVNTNHIALNKLKINNLYRKKDYLSAINLL; encoded by the coding sequence ATGAAAAAGAGAATTTTAATTATTGTTCTTGTAATTGGATTCTTAAAAGCCGAAGCACAAACTTCGGTTTTTACATCCATAGATAGTTTGGTGCATATTGGACGATACCAAAAAGCAATTATTTTATTAAAAAAACAAGAACCTACTTTTCAATCAAATAAAAGAATTGCAGCTATTTATACATCGATTGATAATTATAAGTTAGCTACAAAATATTTTGAGAAAGCACTGTTGTTAAAAGATGATTATAGCGCGAAAATTAGTTTAGGAAAAAGTTATCAGAAAGAAAAAAAATTGAACGAAGCAATTTCAATCTATCAAAAAATACTAAAAAAAGATTCAGCCAACTTATTGATAAGCTATCAACTTGGTAAATTGTACTTAAAAACTAAACAGGCTTTAAAAGCAAAAATTATTTTTAAAGAATTACTAGAAAAAGATAGAAGTAATGCAAATTATCATTATCAAATGGGAATTGTATATGCGATGCTTAAAAATAGAAATTTAAAAATTAATAGTTTTTTAAAAACATATGAGAAAGACGATGAGCATATAAACGCAATTCATCAATTAGCATTGGCTTACACTTTTTTAAGAGATAAAGATTCAGCTAATTTATTTATAAATAAAGGATTAAAAGTTAATACGAACCATATAGCATTAAATAAACTTAAAATTAATAACCTATATAGAAAAAAAGACTATCTATCAGCTATTAATTTATTATAA
- a CDS encoding tetratricopeptide repeat protein, which yields MQPNEHYTYKMLGRTFYKLKDYERAKEHFKRALKVDKSDFKSYTYIGDINFDQKEYKKAMYNYMYATFIGKEYRDIEYYQLARAYEKLNKPKEEIKAYKDAYKENRSNYRALFQIANTTESFYKDKKIAYKFYKTYMNKFEEKDSLLTSQAKIRLKEIKKYYFLKGEVLE from the coding sequence TTGCAACCAAATGAACATTATACATATAAAATGTTAGGACGTACTTTTTACAAGTTAAAAGATTATGAAAGGGCAAAAGAACATTTTAAGAGAGCATTAAAAGTTGATAAATCAGATTTTAAATCCTACACCTATATAGGAGATATAAATTTTGATCAAAAAGAATATAAAAAAGCAATGTATAATTACATGTATGCTACTTTTATAGGTAAAGAATACCGAGATATAGAGTATTATCAATTAGCAAGAGCTTATGAAAAATTAAATAAGCCAAAAGAGGAAATAAAAGCATATAAAGATGCTTACAAAGAAAATAGAAGTAATTACCGAGCTTTATTTCAGATTGCAAATACAACAGAAAGTTTTTATAAAGACAAGAAAATAGCTTATAAATTTTACAAAACTTATATGAATAAGTTTGAAGAAAAAGATTCTTTATTAACTAGTCAAGCAAAAATTAGACTTAAAGAAATTAAAAAGTATTATTTCTTGAAAGGAGAAGTGTTAGAATAA
- a CDS encoding Crp/Fnr family transcriptional regulator, whose translation MNSFLEQNASLLLEDPELAAAFQNIMKFEKYPKHHILHEAGKVCSYMYVITSGIARIFYFKEDKDVTVHISAEQETVTAIDSFIQRKKSKYTIEALEDLEVLRIAHADLENLFEINPKFERFGRFFLQQIYIELVERIDDLQLHTAQERYEILLDKKPYLFKRVSAKHIASFLGMTPETFSRIRAK comes from the coding sequence ATGAATTCTTTCTTAGAACAAAATGCCTCTTTATTATTAGAAGATCCTGAATTAGCAGCAGCTTTTCAAAATATAATGAAATTTGAAAAATACCCAAAACATCACATTCTACATGAAGCTGGTAAAGTTTGCAGTTATATGTATGTAATTACATCTGGTATTGCTCGTATATTTTATTTTAAGGAAGACAAAGATGTTACCGTTCATATTTCAGCTGAACAAGAAACTGTTACAGCTATAGATAGTTTTATTCAACGTAAAAAAAGCAAATATACTATTGAAGCCTTAGAAGATTTAGAGGTTTTAAGAATTGCACATGCCGATTTAGAAAACCTGTTTGAAATAAACCCAAAATTTGAACGCTTTGGTAGATTCTTTTTACAGCAAATTTATATCGAGCTTGTTGAGCGAATTGATGATTTGCAGCTACATACTGCACAAGAACGTTATGAAATTTTATTAGATAAAAAACCGTATCTTTTTAAAAGAGTTTCAGCAAAACACATTGCTTCTTTTTTAGGTATGACTCCAGAAACTTTTAGTAGAATTAGAGCAAAGTAG
- a CDS encoding GH3 auxin-responsive promoter family protein yields the protein MSFPFINSIISWFLKKRKHQVELFLKYPIDVQNELLQKLLNTAKNTEFGKSHKFSSIKNYTDFSNIVPIQKYESIEPLIERCRKGEQNLFWPTPIHWFAKSSGTTNAKSKFIPVSDEALEDCHLKAGKDMLCLYINNNVDTQMFTGKGLKLGGSTAIYEDNNSYFGDLSAIITENLPFWADFSSAPSSEVSLMAEWETKMEAIIEETINENITSLVGVPSWMLVLLNRVLEKTGKDNILEVWPNLEVYFHGGVNFNPYREQYKKLIPKKDFKYYETYNASEGFFGIQDLNNSEELLLMLDYGIFYEFIPMNEYNGENSTTIPLSKVKKDINYAIIITTNGGLWRYLIGDTIKFTSTDPYRIKITGRTKHHINVFGEELIIENAEEALKSASEKTNASVKDYTVGPVFMDDNKSGAHEWVIEFSKPPENLKYFTELLDNALKSINSDYEAKRYNNMTLAMPIIHEARKGLFYDWLREKGKLGGQHKVPRLSNKRDFVDELLKL from the coding sequence ATGTCGTTTCCATTTATAAATTCAATCATCTCTTGGTTTTTAAAAAAACGAAAACATCAAGTAGAGTTATTTTTAAAATATCCTATTGATGTTCAAAATGAGTTGCTTCAAAAACTATTAAATACTGCTAAGAATACTGAATTCGGAAAATCGCATAAATTTTCTTCCATAAAAAATTATACTGATTTTTCTAACATTGTACCTATTCAAAAATATGAGAGTATTGAACCTTTAATTGAGCGATGTAGAAAAGGGGAACAAAATTTATTTTGGCCCACTCCTATTCATTGGTTTGCAAAAAGTAGCGGAACAACAAATGCTAAAAGTAAGTTTATACCTGTTAGTGACGAAGCTCTTGAAGATTGCCATTTAAAAGCAGGGAAAGACATGTTGTGTTTATATATTAATAACAATGTAGATACACAAATGTTTACAGGTAAAGGCTTAAAGTTAGGTGGAAGTACTGCTATTTACGAAGATAACAATTCGTATTTCGGTGATTTATCAGCAATTATAACAGAAAATTTGCCTTTTTGGGCAGATTTTAGCTCTGCTCCTAGCTCAGAAGTTTCATTAATGGCTGAATGGGAAACTAAAATGGAAGCTATTATTGAAGAAACCATTAATGAAAACATTACAAGTTTAGTTGGTGTTCCTAGTTGGATGCTAGTGCTTTTAAACCGTGTTTTAGAAAAAACCGGTAAAGATAATATTTTAGAAGTATGGCCTAATTTAGAAGTCTATTTTCATGGTGGTGTAAACTTTAACCCATATCGAGAACAGTATAAAAAATTAATCCCGAAAAAAGATTTTAAATATTATGAAACCTATAATGCATCAGAAGGTTTCTTTGGTATTCAAGATCTAAATAACTCAGAAGAATTACTACTAATGTTAGATTATGGAATCTTCTATGAGTTTATTCCTATGAATGAATATAATGGTGAAAACTCAACTACAATTCCGCTTTCTAAAGTAAAAAAAGATATTAATTACGCGATAATAATTACTACGAATGGTGGTTTATGGCGTTATTTAATTGGTGACACTATTAAGTTCACATCAACAGATCCGTATCGTATAAAAATTACTGGTAGAACCAAACATCATATTAATGTTTTTGGGGAAGAATTAATTATTGAAAATGCAGAAGAAGCCTTAAAATCTGCAAGCGAAAAAACCAATGCAAGTGTTAAAGATTATACTGTTGGCCCTGTTTTTATGGATGATAACAAAAGTGGCGCACATGAATGGGTAATAGAATTTAGTAAACCTCCTGAAAATCTTAAATATTTTACAGAATTACTTGATAATGCTTTAAAATCTATCAATTCAGATTATGAAGCAAAACGGTATAATAACATGACTTTAGCAATGCCTATTATACATGAAGCTCGTAAAGGTTTATTTTATGATTGGTTAAGGGAAAAAGGAAAGTTAGGTGGGCAACATAAAGTACCCCGTTTATCTAACAAACGTGATTTTGTTGATGAATTACTTAAATTATAA
- a CDS encoding DUF2797 domain-containing protein produces the protein MQYQGVLKKMTTEKLDTVQYYLDMKSDFINVNQLLNREITLSFVTYECLNCHLEKEVYRQGFCKKCFFETPNAGDWIMRPELSKAHLGEEDRDLEYEKSVQLKPHIVYLANSSNVKVGVTRKQQVPTRWIDQGAHEAIEIVEVPNRYLAGITEVALKEHVADKTNWRKMLKNDIDDENLVAWKEKLQSFIPEEAQQYIIENNKETLINFPVKKYPLKPKSLNIVKEQTYTGKLVGIKGQYLIFEDERVFNVRSNEGLVVNLNVI, from the coding sequence ATGCAGTACCAAGGAGTTTTAAAAAAAATGACAACCGAAAAATTAGATACGGTTCAATATTATTTAGACATGAAGTCTGATTTTATAAATGTAAATCAGTTGTTAAACAGAGAAATAACATTAAGTTTTGTTACTTATGAATGTTTAAATTGTCATTTAGAGAAAGAAGTGTATCGTCAAGGGTTTTGTAAAAAATGTTTTTTTGAAACACCAAATGCGGGAGATTGGATTATGCGACCTGAATTAAGTAAAGCGCATTTAGGTGAAGAAGATCGTGATTTAGAATATGAAAAGAGCGTACAATTAAAACCCCATATAGTTTATTTAGCAAATTCTAGTAATGTAAAAGTTGGGGTTACAAGAAAGCAACAAGTACCAACACGATGGATAGATCAAGGAGCACACGAAGCAATTGAAATTGTTGAGGTGCCTAATCGTTATTTAGCAGGAATTACAGAGGTTGCTTTAAAAGAGCATGTCGCTGATAAAACCAATTGGCGAAAAATGTTGAAAAATGATATTGATGATGAAAACTTGGTTGCTTGGAAAGAAAAATTACAAAGTTTTATTCCCGAAGAAGCACAACAGTATATTATTGAAAATAATAAAGAAACATTAATTAATTTTCCTGTAAAAAAATACCCATTAAAACCTAAAAGTTTAAATATAGTGAAGGAACAAACTTATACAGGTAAGTTAGTAGGAATAAAAGGACAGTATTTAATATTTGAAGACGAAAGAGTTTTTAACGTTCGTTCTAATGAGGGACTAGTTGTAAATTTAAATGTTATTTAA
- a CDS encoding carboxy terminal-processing peptidase has product MKTRYIIPLLAITLLFSNTIFSNTISEKDPEKDRVIIYVLKNILSRYHYVQKELNDDFSEHVYNTFIDGLDPSKRYFTQEDLKEFSQFKYQIDNQLKDTKIDFYKLVYNRFLKKLGTAKNNYRSLLTHSFNYKKNEVIDVDYEKIPFAKNESELIDYWRKQLKLSILSRIEDAENQQKEKLKKDKAFKKKTFSELEKEARKEVLKNMNELYERIDELENSDWYSTFLNSIVSGFGPHTTYMSPRIKSRFDQEMSGKLEGIGARLQKKGIYTHIVELISGGPAWKQGELEPDDIILKVAQGDAEPLDIVGMRLDDAIKFIKGKKGTVVRLTVKKKIDGSTKIIPITRDVVELDETFVKSSIVEKNGKKYGVIDLPRFYIDFNDLSRRDAAKDMEKEIERLKSENVKGLIVDLRDNGGGSLKTAIEIGGLFIKKGPIVQVKYRDEEPVIKNDTDSKIQWNGPLVVMVNEFSASASEIFAAAMQDYKRGVIIGGKQTYGKGTVQNVLPINRFYEQYPSDLGALKMTIQKFYRINGGSTQIEGVYSDISLPTRYSYMKFGERDLDGALPWDKVQQAKYSALNSYSNYRDVVYSSQQRVLGDEKFNKINEYAKWLKKNQEERVYSLNYNAYKKESKVKVKEAEQFKDIFKFDSNLTFNSPKYELNLFSKDTVLKEKRIVWHKNLKKDIYLNEALNVLSELKMSKNYTIVKQ; this is encoded by the coding sequence ATGAAGACGAGATATATCATTCCACTTTTAGCAATTACATTATTATTCTCAAATACAATATTCTCAAATACAATCTCTGAAAAAGACCCTGAAAAGGATCGCGTAATTATATATGTCTTAAAAAATATTCTAAGTAGATACCATTATGTTCAAAAAGAATTAAATGATGATTTCTCTGAGCATGTTTATAATACGTTTATTGATGGTTTAGATCCTAGCAAAAGATATTTCACTCAAGAGGATCTAAAAGAATTTTCTCAATTTAAATATCAAATAGATAATCAATTAAAAGACACTAAAATAGATTTCTACAAATTGGTCTACAATCGTTTTTTGAAGAAACTAGGTACTGCTAAAAATAATTACCGCTCTTTATTAACGCATTCTTTTAACTACAAAAAAAATGAAGTAATAGATGTAGATTATGAAAAAATTCCTTTTGCTAAAAATGAAAGTGAATTAATTGATTATTGGAGAAAACAATTAAAACTATCTATATTAAGTAGAATTGAAGATGCCGAAAATCAACAAAAAGAAAAACTTAAAAAAGATAAGGCATTTAAAAAGAAAACATTCTCAGAATTAGAAAAAGAAGCTCGAAAAGAAGTTTTAAAAAACATGAACGAGTTATATGAACGTATTGATGAACTTGAAAATTCTGATTGGTATTCTACTTTTTTAAATAGTATTGTTAGTGGATTTGGACCACATACAACCTATATGTCTCCTCGAATAAAATCTCGTTTCGACCAAGAAATGTCTGGTAAATTAGAAGGTATTGGAGCCCGTTTACAAAAAAAAGGTATTTATACACATATTGTTGAACTTATTTCTGGTGGCCCTGCATGGAAGCAAGGTGAATTAGAGCCTGATGATATTATATTAAAAGTAGCACAAGGTGATGCTGAACCTTTAGATATTGTTGGAATGCGTTTAGATGATGCTATTAAGTTTATAAAAGGTAAAAAAGGAACTGTAGTTCGTTTAACTGTTAAGAAAAAAATTGATGGTTCAACTAAAATTATTCCAATTACTAGAGATGTTGTTGAGCTTGATGAAACTTTTGTAAAATCGAGTATTGTTGAAAAAAATGGTAAAAAATATGGCGTTATCGATTTACCAAGATTTTATATTGACTTTAATGATTTAAGCCGTAGAGATGCTGCTAAAGACATGGAAAAAGAAATTGAACGTTTAAAAAGTGAAAACGTAAAAGGTTTAATTGTTGATTTACGTGATAATGGAGGTGGCTCTTTAAAAACCGCTATTGAAATTGGAGGATTATTTATTAAAAAAGGTCCTATAGTACAAGTTAAATATAGAGATGAAGAACCAGTAATTAAAAATGATACTGATTCTAAAATTCAGTGGAATGGTCCTTTAGTTGTTATGGTTAATGAATTTTCTGCTTCGGCTTCTGAGATTTTTGCAGCTGCAATGCAAGATTATAAACGTGGGGTAATTATTGGAGGTAAACAAACCTATGGTAAAGGAACCGTACAAAACGTTTTACCTATTAATCGTTTTTACGAACAATACCCTAGTGATTTAGGAGCTTTAAAAATGACCATTCAAAAATTCTATAGAATAAACGGTGGATCTACTCAAATTGAAGGTGTATACTCAGATATTTCATTACCGACTAGATATAGTTATATGAAATTTGGCGAACGTGATTTAGACGGTGCTCTACCTTGGGATAAAGTTCAGCAAGCAAAATATAGTGCACTAAACTCATACAGTAATTATAGAGATGTTGTTTATAGTAGCCAGCAACGAGTGTTAGGTGATGAGAAATTTAATAAAATTAATGAGTATGCTAAATGGTTAAAGAAAAATCAAGAAGAGAGAGTTTATTCTTTAAACTATAATGCTTACAAGAAAGAAAGTAAAGTAAAAGTAAAAGAAGCTGAACAATTTAAAGACATATTTAAGTTTGATTCAAACCTGACTTTTAACTCACCTAAATATGAATTAAATTTATTTTCAAAAGATACGGTTTTAAAAGAAAAACGTATTGTCTGGCATAAAAACTTAAAGAAAGATATTTATTTAAACGAAGCGTTAAATGTGCTAAGTGAACTTAAAATGAGTAAAAACTATACGATTGTAAAGCAATAA
- the surE gene encoding 5'/3'-nucleotidase SurE — protein MQERPLILVTNDDGITAPGIRMLIEIMNKIGDVVVVAPDSPQSGMGHAITVNNVLHCNPITIDEGPQIEYSCSGTPADCVKMAKNKILNRTPDLCVSGINHGANSSINVIYSGTMSAAVEAGIEGIPAIGFSLLDFDWHADFRAAKKFIEKIVLNVLLNGLPEGVVLNVNIPKLKESELKGVRVCRQANGYWKEDFEKRKSPHGKEYYWLSGEFVNRDKGQDTDIWALENGYISMVPVQFDMTAHHAIQKINSWEI, from the coding sequence ATGCAAGAAAGACCCTTAATCTTGGTAACTAATGATGATGGAATTACCGCTCCAGGTATTCGTATGCTTATTGAAATAATGAATAAAATAGGAGACGTAGTAGTTGTAGCTCCTGATAGTCCACAGAGCGGTATGGGACATGCAATTACTGTTAATAACGTATTGCATTGTAACCCTATTACAATTGATGAAGGACCACAAATAGAGTATAGTTGCTCTGGTACGCCAGCAGATTGTGTTAAAATGGCAAAGAATAAAATTTTAAACCGTACACCAGATTTATGTGTTTCAGGAATTAATCATGGGGCAAATTCATCAATAAACGTTATTTATTCAGGAACGATGAGTGCAGCTGTTGAAGCAGGTATTGAAGGAATTCCTGCAATTGGTTTCTCATTATTAGATTTTGATTGGCATGCTGATTTTAGAGCGGCAAAAAAATTCATTGAAAAAATAGTATTAAATGTTTTATTAAATGGATTACCTGAAGGGGTAGTTTTAAACGTAAACATTCCGAAGTTAAAAGAAAGTGAATTAAAAGGAGTTCGTGTTTGTCGTCAGGCAAATGGGTACTGGAAAGAAGATTTCGAGAAACGAAAGAGCCCTCACGGAAAAGAATATTATTGGTTGTCTGGAGAGTTTGTAAATAGAGACAAAGGTCAAGATACTGATATTTGGGCATTAGAAAATGGTTATATATCAATGGTTCCAGTTCAGTTTGATATGACTGCACATCACGCAATACAAAAAATAAATTCATGGGAAATATAA
- the lpxB gene encoding lipid-A-disaccharide synthase, giving the protein MKYYILVGEASGDLHGANLMKSLLKEDPNADIRFWGGDLMQEVGGELVKHYKERAFMGFIEVIMNLRKILGMMSFCKKDIAEFKPDVIVFIDNSGFNLRIAKWAKQQRFKTNYYISPQVWASRAGRVKDIKRDVDEMFVILPFEKEFYKKYNYNVNFVGHPLIDGIAGRNQVDEKLFRKEYDLGNKEIIALLPGSRKQEITKMLAVMLSLVDDFSSYQFVVAGAPSQPYDFYKSFIGDKNVKFINNKTYDLLSVSHAALVASGTATLETALFKVPQVVCYKGSNISYQIAKRIITLEYISLVNLIMDKEVVKELIQNDFTKENLKKELLHILEANHREQLFLSYHELEDKLGGKGASEKTARLIVKGLK; this is encoded by the coding sequence ATGAAATATTATATTCTTGTAGGAGAAGCTTCTGGAGACTTACATGGAGCTAACTTAATGAAATCTTTGTTGAAAGAAGACCCTAATGCTGATATTCGTTTTTGGGGTGGAGATTTAATGCAAGAAGTAGGAGGTGAGCTTGTTAAACATTATAAAGAGCGTGCCTTTATGGGGTTCATTGAAGTAATAATGAATTTGCGAAAGATATTAGGAATGATGTCTTTTTGTAAAAAGGACATTGCAGAATTTAAACCAGATGTAATTGTTTTTATTGATAATTCAGGCTTTAATCTTCGCATAGCTAAATGGGCTAAACAACAGCGATTTAAAACAAATTATTATATATCACCACAAGTTTGGGCAAGTAGAGCAGGTAGAGTAAAAGATATTAAAAGAGATGTTGATGAAATGTTTGTTATTCTTCCGTTTGAAAAAGAGTTTTACAAAAAATACAATTACAATGTAAACTTTGTTGGGCATCCATTAATTGATGGAATTGCAGGTAGAAATCAAGTTGATGAAAAGTTATTTAGAAAAGAATATGATTTAGGTAATAAAGAAATTATTGCCTTATTACCAGGAAGTAGAAAACAAGAAATAACAAAAATGTTAGCTGTTATGCTATCTTTAGTAGATGATTTTTCTAGCTATCAATTTGTTGTGGCAGGAGCTCCAAGTCAACCTTACGATTTCTATAAGAGCTTTATTGGTGATAAAAATGTAAAGTTTATCAACAATAAAACGTATGATTTATTAAGTGTTTCTCATGCTGCTCTAGTAGCTTCAGGTACGGCAACTTTAGAAACAGCATTATTTAAAGTACCACAGGTGGTATGTTATAAAGGAAGTAATATATCATATCAAATTGCTAAACGGATTATTACTTTAGAGTATATATCGTTGGTAAATTTAATTATGGATAAGGAGGTTGTAAAGGAATTAATTCAAAATGATTTTACAAAAGAGAATCTTAAAAAGGAATTATTACATATTCTTGAAGCTAATCATAGAGAGCAACTATTTTTATCGTATCATGAATTAGAAGATAAATTAGGAGGTAAAGGAGCTTCAGAAAAAACGGCAAGATTGATCGTAAAAGGTTTAAAATAA